The following proteins are co-located in the Brachybacterium sacelli genome:
- a CDS encoding maleylpyruvate isomerase N-terminal domain-containing protein → MDLFSRSLSALLTTVAELPDETFARPSGCSGWSVRDLVCHLVIDAQDVLITLATPADAAPTHDALSYWTPSATPPDGKDPFDALTVRLAAAYEDPALLRAHLEDLGPAAERAARLAHPDLPVSTQDMTLTVRDYLGAYVLEWTLHHLDLIAAVPGAGPPPAESLARSREMLERILRVRLPEAWADADGLRIATGRLRPTPAQRTELDALGVRGQMLPLSLG, encoded by the coding sequence GTGGACCTCTTCTCCCGCTCCCTCTCGGCGCTGCTCACCACGGTCGCCGAACTGCCCGACGAGACCTTCGCCCGGCCCTCCGGCTGCAGCGGCTGGTCGGTGCGGGACCTGGTGTGCCACCTCGTGATCGACGCCCAGGACGTGCTGATCACCCTCGCGACCCCGGCGGACGCCGCCCCCACCCACGACGCCCTCAGCTACTGGACGCCCTCGGCGACCCCGCCGGACGGCAAGGATCCCTTCGACGCGCTCACCGTGCGCCTGGCGGCCGCCTACGAGGACCCGGCCCTGCTGCGCGCCCACCTCGAGGACCTCGGCCCAGCGGCCGAGCGCGCGGCCCGTCTCGCCCACCCCGACCTGCCCGTGAGCACCCAGGACATGACCCTCACGGTGCGCGACTACCTCGGCGCCTACGTCCTCGAATGGACCCTGCACCACCTGGATCTCATCGCAGCGGTTCCCGGGGCCGGGCCCCCGCCGGCAGAGAGCCTGGCCCGGTCCCGCGAGATGCTCGAGCGGATACTCCGGGTGCGGCTGCCGGAGGCATGGGCCGACGCCGACGGGTTGCGGATCGCCACCGGACGCCTCCGACCCACTCCTGCCCAGCGCACCGAGCTGGACGCCCTCGGCGTGCGCGGGCAGATGCTGCCGCTGTCCCTCGGGTGA
- a CDS encoding Gfo/Idh/MocA family protein, whose amino-acid sequence MAVSEGANYAPAPMPKPVVEPGEFVFAVARLDHGHIGGMTQGLIDAGGAPKWVYDTQPERAAAFAEKFPGVKIARSEEEILGDDDVLLVAAAAVPADRAALGIRVMEAGKDYFTDKTPLTTLDQLAEARAAVERTGKKYAVYYSERLHVEAAVLAGQYIDRGAIGDVIQVMGMGPHRLGDPASRPDWFYERARYGGILTDIGSHNFEQMLTFTGSDDAEILSSAIGNFAHGDHPELDDFGDAHIRLSSGASGYVRVDWFTPDGLRTWGDGRTFILGTEGYMELRKYVDVTTDNGGGQVILVDSAGEHRIDATGQVGYPYFGELILDVLHRTENAMTQDHAFKAVELALTAQQQATVLQAPRG is encoded by the coding sequence ATGGCCGTCTCCGAAGGAGCCAACTACGCCCCCGCCCCGATGCCGAAGCCGGTCGTCGAGCCCGGCGAGTTCGTCTTCGCCGTCGCGCGCCTCGACCACGGCCACATCGGCGGCATGACGCAGGGGCTGATCGACGCCGGAGGCGCCCCGAAGTGGGTCTACGACACCCAGCCCGAGCGCGCCGCCGCCTTCGCCGAGAAGTTCCCCGGGGTGAAGATCGCCCGCAGCGAGGAAGAGATCCTCGGCGACGACGACGTGCTGCTGGTCGCCGCCGCGGCCGTGCCCGCCGACCGCGCAGCGCTGGGCATCCGGGTGATGGAGGCCGGCAAGGACTACTTCACCGACAAGACCCCCCTGACCACCCTCGACCAGCTGGCCGAGGCCCGCGCGGCCGTCGAGCGCACCGGGAAGAAGTACGCGGTGTACTACTCCGAGCGTCTGCACGTGGAGGCCGCCGTCCTCGCCGGGCAGTACATCGACCGCGGCGCGATCGGCGATGTCATCCAGGTCATGGGCATGGGTCCGCATCGTCTGGGCGATCCCGCCTCCCGCCCGGACTGGTTCTACGAGCGCGCCCGCTACGGCGGCATCCTCACCGACATCGGCAGCCACAACTTCGAGCAGATGCTCACCTTCACCGGGTCCGACGACGCCGAGATCCTCTCCAGCGCCATCGGCAACTTCGCCCACGGCGACCACCCCGAGCTCGACGACTTCGGTGACGCCCACATCCGCCTCTCCAGCGGTGCCTCCGGCTACGTGCGGGTCGACTGGTTCACCCCGGACGGCCTGCGCACCTGGGGCGACGGCCGCACCTTCATCCTCGGCACCGAGGGCTACATGGAGCTGCGCAAGTACGTCGACGTCACCACCGACAACGGCGGCGGACAGGTGATCCTGGTCGATAGCGCCGGCGAGCACCGCATCGACGCCACCGGCCAGGTGGGCTACCCGTACTTCGGCGAGCTGATCCTCGACGTCCTGCACCGCACCGAGAACGCCATGACCCAGGACCACGCCTTCAAGGCGGTGGAGCTGGCGCTGACGGCCCAGCAGCAGGCCACCGTGCTGCAGGCACCGCGCGGCTGA